The Fimbriimonas ginsengisoli Gsoil 348 genome window below encodes:
- a CDS encoding N-acetylneuraminate synthase family protein has translation MIPPKVIAEVGCNHKGDLMIAKQMINVAASFSGVDVIKFQKRNPQEALSPNQYNSVHPVPENSYGQTYGAHREFLEFTVDQHRELKATCEENRVEYSSSVFDLTSAKEIASLNPRFIKIPSQGNLRFGMLEYLCDEYHGDMHVSFGMTTHLEEQEIVEVFVKKGRAKNLVIYSCTSGYPVAHEDLCLLEIVRLKNTYGSTVKEIGFSGHHNGIAADVAATTLGVSWIERHFTLDRTWKGTDHAASLEPDGLRRLVRDVRNVSKALEYKHQEILDSEMPNRNKEKYTAEKYVAQR, from the coding sequence ATGATTCCTCCAAAAGTTATCGCAGAGGTGGGTTGCAACCACAAGGGCGATCTAATGATCGCCAAGCAAATGATCAATGTAGCCGCATCCTTTAGCGGCGTCGATGTAATAAAATTCCAGAAACGTAACCCACAGGAGGCGCTTTCTCCTAACCAATACAATTCGGTTCACCCGGTTCCGGAGAATTCGTACGGGCAAACTTACGGAGCCCATCGCGAGTTTTTGGAATTTACCGTCGACCAACACCGAGAATTAAAGGCGACTTGCGAAGAGAATCGGGTCGAGTACTCTTCTTCTGTATTCGACCTCACCTCCGCAAAAGAGATCGCCTCCCTAAACCCACGTTTCATTAAGATCCCATCGCAGGGAAATCTTCGGTTTGGAATGCTGGAGTACCTATGCGACGAATATCACGGCGATATGCACGTCAGCTTTGGCATGACAACTCATCTCGAAGAGCAAGAGATCGTGGAAGTCTTCGTTAAAAAGGGGCGCGCGAAGAACTTGGTCATTTACTCCTGTACTTCGGGATACCCCGTTGCGCATGAGGATCTCTGCTTACTGGAGATTGTCCGCCTTAAGAACACGTACGGATCAACGGTTAAGGAGATCGGTTTCTCCGGGCACCACAACGGTATTGCGGCCGACGTCGCCGCCACTACGCTTGGAGTCTCCTGGATCGAGCGCCACTTTACGCTGGATCGAACTTGGAAGGGAACCGACCACGCCGCTTCGCTCGAGCCCGACGGGTTGCGGAGGCTGGTCCGCGACGTTCGGAACGTATCGAAGGCTCTCGAATATAAGCATCAGGAGATCCTGGACTCCGAAATGCCAAACCGCAACAAGGAGAAGTACACCGCGGAAAAATATGTAGCGCAGCGATGA
- a CDS encoding acylneuraminate cytidylyltransferase, with the protein MKAVGFIPVRSGSKSIPRKNVRPLAGKPLVLWAVEAAARSGVLDRVVVATDDAEIKAIVQQAALPGVVVVDRDPANATDTASTDSVMLEYAVHEDFDTFVLLQATSPLTTSKDVRNAVRIYQETGADSLVTGVRQKRFIWERNDGHLGRAINYDPSRRPRRQDFDGYVVENGAIIVCDRLGLIKHGYRLFGNVAVYEMEDETYIEIDEPSDWEVLEALIHSRTRQAVQDSYVERLGSIQLVLTDVDGVLTDAGMYYGEQGDELKKFNTRDGKGLELMRKIGVKIGIVTSENTLLVERRARKLKMDFLHQGVERKSVVLTEICQELGISPANVAYIGDDVNDLEILREVGFAACPADAVDEVKQVAHFVTKAKGGEGAVRELCDLILSVKQR; encoded by the coding sequence ATGAAAGCGGTCGGTTTCATCCCGGTGCGCAGTGGGAGCAAGAGCATCCCACGCAAAAATGTTCGGCCGCTTGCCGGTAAACCGCTCGTTCTTTGGGCGGTCGAAGCGGCGGCCCGGTCCGGGGTACTCGACCGCGTCGTCGTAGCCACGGACGACGCGGAGATCAAAGCGATCGTGCAGCAGGCCGCCCTTCCGGGCGTCGTGGTGGTCGACCGCGACCCGGCGAACGCCACCGATACGGCGAGCACCGATAGCGTGATGCTCGAATATGCGGTTCACGAAGATTTCGACACCTTCGTTTTGCTGCAGGCCACCTCGCCCCTCACGACGTCGAAGGATGTTCGAAACGCGGTTCGGATCTACCAGGAAACGGGCGCCGATTCGCTGGTGACCGGGGTTCGGCAGAAGAGGTTCATCTGGGAGCGTAACGACGGCCACCTCGGCCGCGCCATCAACTACGACCCGTCCCGCCGGCCCCGCCGTCAGGATTTCGATGGATACGTGGTTGAAAACGGCGCGATTATCGTGTGCGATCGACTCGGTTTGATCAAGCACGGATACCGGCTCTTCGGCAATGTCGCCGTTTACGAGATGGAGGACGAGACCTACATCGAGATTGATGAACCGAGCGATTGGGAAGTATTGGAAGCCCTGATCCATTCTCGAACTCGTCAAGCCGTCCAAGACAGCTATGTCGAGCGCCTCGGTTCGATCCAACTCGTGCTCACCGACGTCGACGGGGTCTTAACCGACGCCGGAATGTACTACGGCGAACAGGGAGACGAGCTGAAGAAATTCAACACGCGCGACGGAAAAGGGCTGGAGCTGATGCGCAAGATCGGCGTAAAAATCGGCATCGTCACCAGCGAAAATACTTTGCTCGTCGAACGCCGAGCCCGAAAGCTCAAGATGGATTTCCTCCATCAAGGGGTCGAAAGGAAGAGCGTGGTGTTGACAGAAATTTGCCAAGAGCTCGGCATTTCGCCGGCAAACGTCGCCTATATAGGCGACGATGTCAACGATTTGGAGATCCTTCGGGAGGTCGGTTTCGCGGCATGCCCGGCCGACGCGGTCGATGAAGTGAAGCAGGTTGCCCACTTTGTCACCAAAGCCAAGGGGGGCGAGGGGGCCGTGCGCGAACTCTGCGACCTCATCCTGAGCGTCAAGCAACGGTAA
- a CDS encoding glycosyltransferase family 4 protein, giving the protein MSRLPAKKTGRLQRLQQREESLPERAILAFWKEESLYHVSRALRKSSRLHTLAQKLQAQSYSRYGHRAGRFIAKNAKKGVYHYRAGYGGASVTEAKKAGMVALCDHSIAHPKVLEYMMGHMGRFPEGALPEPTNPVERLILADIEAADHVLVNSDFVKATMLSQGWSDDQVTVVYLGVDEQFLERIPKREAAPESARLLFAGSYSKRKGAPELVEAMSRIPELPWTFEIASHIDEASGEGVREFLRDPRVTALGFLSRGDLAKKMAANDIFVFPSLVEGSARVIFEALAAGCYVITTGNSGSIVVDRVHGAVVPVGDVSALETAIRWAITNLDQVREIGKANRELVLSCYRQWHYADQVQELYRHLSA; this is encoded by the coding sequence GTGTCGAGATTGCCGGCGAAAAAGACCGGGCGCCTACAGCGGCTCCAGCAGCGGGAAGAGTCTCTCCCGGAACGCGCGATCCTGGCTTTTTGGAAAGAGGAGTCGCTTTATCACGTGTCGCGAGCACTCCGAAAATCAAGCCGCCTTCATACCCTGGCCCAGAAACTGCAAGCCCAGTCTTACTCCCGATACGGCCACCGCGCCGGACGCTTTATCGCAAAAAATGCAAAAAAAGGGGTGTACCACTATCGCGCCGGATATGGCGGAGCATCGGTTACGGAGGCCAAAAAGGCTGGAATGGTAGCGCTCTGCGACCATTCGATCGCCCACCCGAAGGTGCTCGAATACATGATGGGGCACATGGGAAGGTTTCCCGAGGGAGCCCTTCCCGAGCCGACGAACCCGGTCGAGCGTCTTATCCTGGCCGACATCGAGGCGGCAGACCATGTGTTGGTCAACTCCGACTTCGTCAAGGCGACCATGCTGAGCCAAGGTTGGAGCGACGACCAGGTCACCGTCGTTTATCTGGGCGTCGACGAGCAATTTTTAGAGCGTATTCCAAAGCGAGAAGCCGCGCCGGAATCGGCGCGGCTTCTCTTTGCCGGCTCTTACAGCAAACGAAAAGGAGCGCCCGAACTGGTGGAGGCGATGTCCCGCATTCCCGAACTGCCGTGGACCTTTGAGATCGCCTCGCACATCGACGAAGCTTCTGGGGAGGGGGTGAGGGAATTTTTGCGCGACCCGCGCGTCACCGCGCTCGGATTTCTATCGCGTGGTGACCTGGCAAAAAAGATGGCGGCAAACGACATCTTCGTCTTCCCATCCCTGGTCGAGGGCTCCGCCCGTGTCATCTTCGAGGCGCTTGCGGCGGGATGTTATGTGATTACGACCGGTAATTCCGGTTCCATCGTGGTGGACCGTGTGCACGGTGCGGTGGTCCCCGTCGGCGACGTGAGCGCCCTTGAAACTGCGATCCGGTGGGCGATTACGAATCTAGATCAGGTTCGCGAGATCGGAAAGGCGAACCGCGAGCTGGTTCTTTCTTGCTATCGGCAGTGGCACTACGCAGATCAGGTTCAAGAGCTGTACCGGCATCTGTCTGCATAG
- a CDS encoding serine O-acetyltransferase yields the protein MNPIILYRLSRRLHLMGAVRIARLVYRLNYFLSGCSIPPQVSIGTGFRLPDYGNGVIMNAAVEIGNDVMILPHVVLGQNVRKGREVVSANIRIGDGVVIGAGAKVIASGELTIGPGAVIGANAVVIRSVPDGATAVGIPAKLIRTSERDADAIERIAVLGEFLE from the coding sequence ATGAACCCGATCATTCTCTATCGCCTTTCGAGACGGCTTCACCTGATGGGTGCGGTTCGTATCGCCCGGCTCGTATACCGCCTCAACTATTTTCTAAGCGGTTGTAGCATTCCGCCTCAGGTTTCGATCGGCACCGGATTTCGGCTTCCCGACTATGGAAACGGCGTCATTATGAATGCGGCGGTTGAGATCGGTAACGACGTAATGATCCTTCCCCATGTCGTTCTCGGCCAAAACGTGCGGAAAGGGCGAGAGGTTGTCTCGGCGAATATCCGAATCGGAGACGGTGTAGTGATCGGAGCTGGAGCGAAAGTTATCGCATCGGGCGAGTTGACGATTGGCCCGGGAGCCGTTATCGGAGCCAATGCGGTGGTTATCCGTTCCGTGCCCGATGGAGCTACCGCGGTCGGAATTCCCGCGAAACTGATACGGACATCGGAAAGAGACGCCGACGCGATCGAGAGGATCGCCGTCCTCGGTGAATTTCTAGAGTAG
- a CDS encoding lipopolysaccharide biosynthesis protein, which translates to MSDLEGIAPPTLAPTDRVDAHDRGKQRVKRATLVAFSALLVKLVSAVSLVVTVPLTVHYLGPERYGVWMTVSSFVAMMAFADLGMGIGLLNQVADANGAQDRKRMHIAISSAFMLLLCIGSVLSLVLIGLVALNVQFPLIKTSSPAVLREASLAVYVCLACILINLPMDIVQRIQIGLQRGHVTYMWQLVGGIGSLMGILCAVYFRAPLPILVLAYSGIPLISTALNFATFFAREPDLTPSFGAVKRSVATALLNEGVLFCLLQVAASTCNNMDNVILGGVMGGIAVAIYSTGVRLFNVVQTLITMFINALWPAYRESHARGDHEWVRRTYTRSIIGALIVCSIVAPILVLLSPWIIRVWTEGHLTVPLSVLIARGIWLIVDSFVGPTGVLLSSLSKIKFQILLMGLYVLIGFSVKPMIARTFGLSGVAWASSTLYVSIVALPMYWYLTKKVFRPQERVSSANFTS; encoded by the coding sequence ATGTCGGATCTAGAAGGCATTGCCCCTCCTACCTTGGCACCCACCGATCGCGTGGATGCGCATGATCGCGGAAAGCAGCGGGTTAAGCGGGCAACTCTCGTGGCGTTCTCGGCCCTCCTGGTGAAGCTCGTTTCGGCAGTCTCACTCGTAGTGACCGTACCGTTGACCGTTCACTACCTTGGCCCCGAGCGGTATGGAGTCTGGATGACGGTCAGCTCCTTCGTGGCGATGATGGCGTTTGCCGACCTCGGCATGGGTATCGGCCTTCTCAACCAGGTGGCGGACGCCAATGGCGCTCAGGACCGAAAGCGGATGCATATCGCGATATCGAGCGCCTTCATGCTCTTGCTGTGCATCGGATCTGTGTTGTCACTGGTCCTGATCGGCCTCGTCGCCTTGAACGTCCAGTTTCCGCTGATTAAGACATCAAGCCCTGCCGTACTGCGCGAAGCTTCGCTAGCCGTCTATGTATGCCTAGCTTGCATCTTGATCAACTTGCCCATGGATATTGTCCAGCGAATCCAGATTGGATTGCAGCGCGGACACGTCACCTACATGTGGCAGTTGGTGGGAGGAATCGGGTCGCTGATGGGAATTCTGTGCGCAGTCTATTTCCGTGCGCCGCTTCCGATTCTTGTACTCGCCTATTCCGGGATACCTCTTATCTCGACGGCACTCAATTTCGCCACTTTTTTCGCCCGAGAGCCCGACCTCACGCCATCTTTCGGAGCCGTGAAACGAAGCGTGGCGACCGCGCTTTTGAACGAGGGAGTGCTTTTTTGCCTCCTCCAGGTGGCGGCATCCACGTGCAACAACATGGACAACGTTATCCTCGGCGGGGTGATGGGCGGAATCGCGGTGGCGATCTACTCCACCGGCGTCCGACTATTCAACGTGGTTCAGACGCTTATTACGATGTTTATCAATGCCTTGTGGCCCGCTTATCGCGAATCGCACGCTCGGGGTGATCACGAATGGGTGAGGCGCACATATACGCGGTCGATTATTGGAGCGCTGATCGTGTGCTCGATCGTAGCGCCGATTCTCGTACTTCTGAGCCCTTGGATCATCAGGGTCTGGACGGAAGGCCACTTGACGGTTCCTCTTAGCGTTTTGATCGCCAGGGGCATTTGGCTAATCGTAGATAGCTTCGTCGGCCCGACCGGCGTGTTGCTCTCTTCGCTGAGCAAGATTAAGTTCCAAATTCTCCTGATGGGGCTGTATGTTCTTATCGGTTTTTCGGTGAAACCCATGATTGCGAGAACGTTTGGATTGTCCGGTGTGGCATGGGCCAGTAGCACCCTGTACGTGTCGATCGTCGCACTGCCGATGTATTGGTATCTCACGAAGAAGGTGTTTCGTCCCCAGGAGAGAGTGTCTTCAGCGAACTTCACCTCATGA
- a CDS encoding SLBB domain-containing protein yields the protein MRKSFSLSFICLLAASSFPQSNPDADQYRLGPEDAISVSVLKHPEFSGDFLVPANGVIQFPVAGGLKVSGLSLAEVRKQLTEKLKARLLKPEVSVTLKMARVQRFYVLGDVKGPGIYDVKPGWGVAEALSAAGGLGADVQQKDVRVTIEKAGTGEKIRVGLPQALSDGAAKVAPGDIVRFDAVQKLPVYVSGKVRNPGLYRLREDATGLLAAIAEAGGPTEDASIAKVRVVHVNGGEDVVDLVPTLVRGESSTLPVLASGDMVIVPEATSKFAILGFVSKPGYYAIPEGRLYTLSDAVALAEGADKRGRLSKVGLVRTENGKQTRSIYDLGRFLQKGDSSQNPALRPGDVVYVPETNRAELGTILSAISTSALLFNVFKH from the coding sequence ATGCGAAAGTCTTTCTCGCTATCGTTCATCTGTTTGCTGGCGGCAAGCAGCTTCCCTCAGTCGAATCCCGACGCGGACCAATACCGGCTCGGGCCCGAAGATGCCATCAGCGTCTCGGTGCTTAAGCACCCGGAATTTTCCGGCGACTTCCTTGTTCCGGCGAACGGGGTGATCCAGTTCCCGGTCGCGGGCGGCCTCAAGGTTTCCGGTCTATCGCTTGCCGAAGTCAGGAAGCAGCTCACCGAAAAACTCAAGGCTCGGCTGCTAAAACCGGAGGTTTCCGTGACCCTCAAAATGGCAAGGGTCCAGCGCTTCTACGTCCTTGGCGACGTCAAAGGGCCGGGGATTTACGATGTCAAGCCCGGCTGGGGTGTGGCCGAGGCGCTGAGCGCGGCCGGGGGGTTGGGCGCCGACGTCCAGCAGAAGGATGTTCGCGTTACGATCGAGAAGGCCGGCACGGGCGAGAAGATCCGGGTCGGATTGCCACAAGCCTTGAGCGACGGTGCCGCTAAAGTCGCTCCCGGCGATATCGTCCGATTCGACGCCGTTCAAAAATTGCCGGTTTACGTCTCCGGCAAGGTAAGGAATCCGGGACTCTATCGACTGCGGGAGGACGCGACCGGGCTGCTGGCGGCCATCGCCGAGGCGGGCGGACCCACCGAGGACGCCTCCATCGCCAAGGTGCGGGTGGTCCACGTCAACGGCGGAGAAGATGTGGTCGACCTCGTCCCGACGCTCGTGAGAGGCGAGTCCTCGACCCTTCCGGTGCTCGCATCGGGCGATATGGTCATCGTGCCGGAGGCAACCAGCAAGTTCGCCATTCTCGGGTTCGTAAGCAAGCCCGGATACTACGCCATTCCCGAAGGGCGGCTCTACACGCTGAGCGATGCCGTCGCCTTGGCGGAAGGAGCCGATAAGCGCGGCCGGCTCTCCAAGGTTGGCTTGGTGAGAACCGAAAACGGAAAGCAGACCCGGTCCATCTACGACCTCGGACGGTTTCTGCAAAAGGGGGACTCGTCTCAGAATCCTGCCCTTCGGCCGGGGGACGTCGTGTACGTTCCGGAGACTAACCGAGCGGAGCTTGGAACGATTCTAAGTGCCATCTCCACCTCGGCTCTGCTCTTCAACGTGTTCAAGCACTAG
- a CDS encoding GumC family protein — translation MTNPKRITDDLRSGGGYDVDEQERTELLHYGGVLRRRWPAMLVVALAVFGLVAAYTMLQRKVYEASTKLVVVTKGASIGGGDTLLATLGAIRQSRTVDTQVEIINSFDLIDRAFRTMTPAERMNGFKSLTAPAWSYEIKSRAETDVILIDSRSFRPDLAARFANAIAQTYLDEDLKRNSQATRQAWEYVQREMATSRNQLAIASADLAHYKQKTGLVAAADQVSGLAKAELEVQGSLDSSRADMLAAERNLARLKGQLRALSPEIDFQRTIAENPEFALVRANVLQLEGRLVELSQEFTPNSPEVTQVKQELQVQKDKLKALARTTVSTEEKVRNPLLDKLASDYAEATATQVVASERAKALGGQLVKDQAALRQYPEQERHLAELQQRVDVLYRTFNMLSDRYYALLIEWRSSLPNGLVAALARPPSAHSSPRTSLNLTFGIIIALVLGLGVGVLLERLDTKLHSPEEAERATGLPALTFVPEATTSGDRLLLGEAQPSHAFIESFRLLRNNIAFAVPDKDLRVVAVTSAAMAEGKSTISVNLAIAMAMDGKRVLIIDADLRRPTVHKWVGMTNEKGFTSVVRGVSSLSDAVRSTQWDGLQVLPSGPLPPDPTEFLNSHRSKDVFQLAANEYDVVVVDAPPCTGLSDMQVISTIVDGVVLVAALDSTSKPMMHATMRMLRQAGAPLLGLVINRIKHSNKGYYGYYGYYGYYGYSSYQDDPAAEEKVAKTKRSRTSKK, via the coding sequence ATGACAAATCCCAAGCGAATTACGGACGACCTTCGGTCGGGCGGCGGTTACGACGTTGACGAGCAGGAGAGAACGGAGCTCTTGCATTACGGAGGGGTCCTGCGTCGCCGGTGGCCCGCCATGCTCGTGGTCGCCTTGGCCGTTTTCGGCCTCGTGGCCGCTTACACCATGCTGCAGCGAAAAGTGTACGAGGCATCTACGAAGCTCGTCGTGGTCACAAAGGGGGCATCGATCGGCGGCGGAGATACTCTCCTCGCGACGCTCGGCGCGATCCGGCAGAGCCGGACGGTGGACACCCAGGTCGAAATCATCAACAGCTTCGACCTCATCGACCGGGCGTTCCGAACCATGACTCCGGCCGAGCGAATGAACGGTTTCAAATCGCTCACCGCGCCCGCCTGGTCCTATGAGATCAAGAGCCGAGCGGAAACGGACGTGATCTTGATCGATTCGCGTTCGTTCCGCCCCGATTTGGCGGCCCGATTCGCCAACGCCATCGCCCAGACTTACTTAGACGAGGACCTGAAGCGAAACAGCCAGGCAACTCGCCAAGCGTGGGAATACGTTCAGCGGGAGATGGCGACGTCGCGTAACCAGCTCGCCATCGCTTCCGCCGATCTCGCACACTATAAACAAAAGACCGGCCTGGTCGCTGCCGCCGACCAGGTGAGCGGCCTCGCAAAGGCCGAGCTCGAGGTCCAGGGATCGCTCGATTCTTCGCGAGCCGACATGCTCGCGGCGGAGCGAAACCTCGCCCGGCTGAAAGGCCAGCTTCGAGCCCTGAGTCCCGAAATCGATTTCCAGCGGACTATTGCGGAGAACCCCGAGTTCGCTCTCGTTCGGGCGAACGTGCTTCAACTGGAGGGACGGCTGGTCGAGCTATCGCAGGAGTTCACTCCCAACTCGCCTGAGGTCACCCAGGTCAAGCAGGAGCTGCAGGTCCAGAAAGACAAGCTCAAGGCATTGGCACGGACCACCGTTTCCACCGAGGAAAAGGTTCGTAATCCCCTCCTGGACAAGCTTGCCTCCGACTACGCAGAGGCGACCGCGACCCAGGTTGTCGCGTCGGAGCGGGCGAAGGCCTTGGGCGGCCAGCTCGTAAAAGATCAGGCCGCGCTTCGACAATATCCCGAGCAAGAGAGGCATCTCGCAGAGCTGCAACAAAGGGTCGACGTTCTTTACCGCACGTTCAACATGCTCTCGGACCGGTATTACGCCTTGCTGATCGAGTGGCGTTCCAGCCTGCCCAACGGCCTCGTCGCGGCGCTCGCAAGGCCGCCCAGCGCTCACTCGTCGCCGCGCACCTCGCTCAATCTGACGTTCGGAATCATCATCGCCCTTGTCCTCGGTCTGGGTGTCGGGGTGCTTCTCGAAAGGCTCGATACGAAACTCCACAGCCCCGAGGAGGCGGAGCGAGCGACCGGGCTTCCGGCGCTCACCTTTGTTCCGGAGGCCACCACGTCTGGAGACCGGCTCCTGCTGGGCGAGGCGCAACCAAGCCACGCCTTCATCGAGAGCTTCCGTTTGCTTCGGAACAATATCGCCTTTGCGGTTCCCGACAAGGACCTCCGGGTGGTCGCCGTTACCAGTGCGGCGATGGCCGAAGGTAAGTCGACGATCTCCGTCAACCTCGCCATTGCGATGGCGATGGATGGGAAACGAGTTCTCATCATCGACGCCGACCTCCGGCGTCCGACCGTCCACAAATGGGTCGGCATGACGAACGAGAAAGGATTCACCTCGGTTGTTCGGGGAGTTTCCTCGCTTAGCGACGCGGTTCGATCGACTCAGTGGGACGGTTTGCAAGTGCTCCCGTCGGGGCCGCTTCCGCCCGATCCGACGGAGTTCTTAAACTCGCACCGCAGTAAAGACGTCTTTCAGCTCGCGGCGAACGAATACGACGTCGTCGTGGTCGACGCGCCCCCTTGTACCGGTCTCAGCGATATGCAGGTCATTAGCACGATCGTGGACGGAGTGGTCTTGGTGGCAGCTCTGGATTCCACGTCCAAGCCGATGATGCACGCCACCATGCGCATGCTCCGCCAGGCGGGGGCGCCTCTTCTCGGGTTAGTGATCAACCGTATCAAGCACTCGAACAAGGGGTACTACGGCTATTACGGTTACTACGGATACTACGGATACAGTTCCTACCAAGACGATCCCGCGGCGGAGGAGAAGGTGGCAAAGACCAAGCGATCCCGAACCAGCAAGAAATAA
- a CDS encoding tyrosine-protein phosphatase yields the protein MIDIHCHILPGVDDGAQSDEEAIALIRKEVQGGTRAFIATPHFIERRDYDRLRDVGERVERLNRVVSDAEIEAEIYPGGEIYPTAAMFEAMDKGVSITLAGKGRHMLVDLPMGSLPHDFDQILYEIQVRGIVPILAHPERCAPFQEEPDRLQEYLQRGIVCQVNARSLVGKYGPRAIEVAKLILRRRWAHFLASDGHRASSEPVLGTAYAMLVPTLGAEYVDLLTRRSAAQVLQGEALPELPAAPPQPEQKGWLSRLLRK from the coding sequence TTGATCGATATTCATTGCCACATCCTCCCGGGCGTCGACGATGGAGCCCAGAGCGATGAAGAGGCGATCGCGCTGATTCGTAAAGAGGTGCAGGGCGGCACACGAGCTTTCATCGCGACCCCGCACTTCATCGAACGCCGCGACTATGACCGGTTGCGAGACGTCGGCGAGCGTGTCGAGCGACTGAATCGGGTCGTTTCGGATGCGGAAATTGAGGCGGAGATCTATCCGGGCGGAGAGATCTACCCCACGGCCGCCATGTTCGAGGCGATGGATAAAGGCGTCTCCATTACCCTGGCCGGAAAGGGGCGGCACATGCTGGTCGACCTCCCGATGGGATCGCTGCCGCACGACTTCGACCAGATCCTATACGAGATCCAGGTGCGAGGGATCGTTCCGATCCTCGCCCATCCGGAGCGGTGCGCTCCGTTTCAAGAGGAGCCGGATCGGCTGCAGGAGTACCTGCAGCGAGGAATCGTGTGCCAAGTGAACGCACGAAGTCTTGTCGGGAAATACGGTCCGAGGGCGATCGAAGTCGCAAAGCTCATCCTCCGGCGAAGATGGGCGCACTTCCTAGCCTCGGACGGGCATCGAGCCAGCAGCGAACCGGTGCTAGGAACGGCATACGCCATGCTCGTTCCTACCCTGGGCGCGGAATACGTAGACCTGCTTACCCGCCGAAGCGCCGCTCAGGTTCTCCAGGGCGAGGCTCTGCCCGAATTACCCGCCGCGCCACCCCAACCGGAGCAAAAAGGGTGGCTTTCCCGGCTGCTTCGAAAGTAG
- a CDS encoding Coenzyme F420 hydrogenase/dehydrogenase, beta subunit C-terminal domain, with the protein MREKSLSPLRVVRSGLCIGCGSCVAQSNSPATRMDFDPYGQFHPTGDQHWMRSRSEVLARTCPFSPSASNEDQIAADLFPAAEPHETIGRFIAAHVGYVATGGFRERGSSGGMVSWVLEELMRRGLIDGAAHVAPVAEPETDGRFFRYRISRSPDEIREGAKSRYYPVEMSEILREIRANPGRYAVVGVPCFIKAVQLLRRQDPLLRERIAFTLGLFCGHMKSARFVESFAMQMNVPIEEVQAVEFRKKDVTRPASTYTAELTLKDGSIQKRDWWNLVDGDWGSGFFQYEACNFCDDVIAETADISFGDAWVEPYTSDGRGTNVIVTRSPVVNDLIQAAIEDGRLCLEPVDEEFVVATQAAGFRQRREGLSYRLTWPKTGLKSVKRVRPAAPESRRRRLIYRTRALVSRWSHRIFWLTQRTGNPILFIRWSKSAMTFYHALAYSRGELGKLLDRWGLT; encoded by the coding sequence ATGCGTGAGAAGTCGCTAAGCCCCCTTCGAGTCGTGCGCTCCGGCCTCTGCATCGGCTGCGGAAGCTGTGTAGCCCAATCGAATTCACCTGCTACCCGGATGGATTTCGATCCCTACGGGCAGTTCCATCCCACCGGGGACCAGCACTGGATGCGGAGCCGTTCCGAGGTCTTGGCGCGCACCTGCCCCTTTTCCCCCTCCGCCTCCAACGAGGACCAAATCGCCGCCGACCTCTTCCCCGCCGCCGAGCCTCACGAAACCATCGGACGCTTTATCGCCGCTCATGTCGGCTATGTTGCGACCGGTGGCTTTCGCGAGCGAGGCAGTTCCGGCGGAATGGTCAGTTGGGTATTGGAAGAGCTGATGCGTCGAGGGCTTATCGACGGCGCCGCCCACGTCGCACCCGTCGCCGAGCCGGAAACCGACGGACGTTTCTTCCGATACCGGATTTCGCGATCGCCGGACGAGATTCGGGAGGGGGCTAAGTCTCGCTATTACCCGGTCGAAATGTCGGAGATCCTTCGGGAGATCCGGGCGAACCCCGGACGCTACGCGGTGGTCGGTGTTCCCTGCTTTATCAAGGCCGTCCAGCTTCTTCGACGTCAAGATCCGCTGCTGCGGGAGCGGATCGCATTTACGCTCGGTTTGTTCTGCGGCCACATGAAGAGCGCTCGTTTCGTCGAGTCGTTCGCCATGCAAATGAATGTCCCGATTGAGGAGGTGCAGGCGGTCGAGTTCCGCAAGAAGGACGTCACTCGTCCCGCGAGCACCTATACTGCCGAGCTGACCCTGAAGGACGGTTCAATCCAGAAGCGCGACTGGTGGAATCTTGTCGACGGCGACTGGGGCTCGGGGTTCTTTCAATACGAGGCGTGCAACTTCTGCGACGACGTTATCGCCGAAACCGCGGATATCTCCTTCGGCGACGCCTGGGTCGAACCGTACACGTCCGACGGGAGAGGAACCAATGTCATCGTCACCCGCTCGCCGGTGGTAAACGACTTGATTCAAGCAGCCATCGAGGATGGCCGCCTTTGCCTCGAGCCGGTCGACGAAGAATTCGTGGTAGCGACGCAAGCCGCCGGATTTCGGCAGAGGCGCGAGGGGCTTTCCTATAGGTTGACTTGGCCAAAAACGGGGCTCAAGTCCGTCAAGCGGGTGCGCCCCGCCGCCCCCGAGTCGCGTCGCCGTCGGCTAATCTACCGGACCCGCGCTCTCGTCTCCCGGTGGAGCCACCGGATCTTTTGGCTTACCCAACGAACCGGAAATCCGATTCTCTTCATCCGATGGAGCAAATCGGCAATGACGTTCTACCACGCCCTCGCCTACTCCCGTGGCGAGCTTGGCAAGCTTCTGGATCGCTGGGGACTGACGTAA